The DNA sequence AAGCATGAGAAAACTCATACTGCAGAAAATCTCTATAAACGAACAGAAAGGAGTCTGAATAATAAACAAGAGCTTATTAAACATCAGAAGGTTCAAACTCCAGAGCAATCATTTGAACATAATGAATGTGAAAATTCCTTCCTTATGAAAGAAATGTTATTTACATATACTGGAACTCATAGAAAAGAAAGACTCTTTAAATACAATAAAGATGGAATGCCTTTCATTGAAAAGTCAAATCCCAGTGTCCATCCACAAAATCTTATGGAGAAGAAGGCCCATGCATATAGCAAATATGGGAATTTCCTCTGCAGGAAGTCCATTTTTATTATACATCAGAGATCTGAAACAGAAGAGAAACCCTTTCATTGTTCTTATTGTGGGAATAGCTTTAGAAGGAAGTCATATCTCATTGAGCATCAGCGAATTCACACAGGTGAGAAACCTTATGTTTGCAGTCAATGCGGAAAAGCCTTCCGTCAAAAGACAGCTCTCACTCTTCATGAGAAAACACATGTAGAGGGGAAACCCTACATTTGTATGGATTGTGGGAAATCCTTCCGCCAGAAGGCAACCCTCACCAGGCATCACAAAATACATACAGGGGAGAAAGCCTATGATTGTACTCAGTGTGGAAGTGCTTTTAGAAAGAAGTCATACCTCATTGATCATCAGAGaactcacacaggagagaaaccatatcaatgtaatgaatgtgggaaggcATTTATCCAGAAGACAACCCTCACTGTACACCAAAGaactcacacaggagagaaaccctatatTTGTAATGAATGTGGAAAGTCCTTCTGCCAAAAGACAACCCTCACTCTCCATCAAAGAATTCATACAGGGGAGAAACCCTATAgttgtagtgaatgtgggaagtcctttcgCCAGAAGGCAATCCTCACTGTTCATCAGAGAATACATACAGGAGAGAAATCCAATCAATGTCCTcagtgtgggaaagcctttagtaGGAAATCAAACCTCATTCGCCATCAGAAAACTCACATAGGAGAGAAACTGTatgaatgtaaagaatgtggTAAGTTCTTCAGTTGTAAGTCAAACCTCATTGTCCATCAGAAAACTCACAAGGTAGAAACCATTGAAATATAGTAAAGGATGTGACTCTTTTGTTAGTAAAAAACTTTTAAAGTCATAGTAAACCCAGTATATGATGTTGCTTGCAAGTGTAATAATAGTCAACAGTTTAAGGTACTATATCACATATTTACTTACTGCTTGCTAGCctataaaacatacacacaaaataattacTAGACAATTAAATGACAAAAGTCATTGAAAATACAATCCCCAGTTTTCTATTGTTAGATTCATCAGATATAAAATTTCTCTGTCAAGTTGCTACACATATTTAaagttgcttattttttattttaatacctaCCTTGTGAACCAGTAATATACAGTTCGTATGTGAACCACACTATGaacaaacaacttttaaaaagaaaggaggtGTGAATTGTATTTCCCATTGCAAATATTGAATAAACATTGTTACCTCCTCAGAGTTAACCAACGTTCTAATTTCtaacattataatttttacttattgttAACTTTTATATAAATTGGATTATATATcatgtattttttcatatttgacTTCGTGTAGCCACCCTGGTCATTCATTATTATGTCTCTAAAATTCATCATTAGTGCATGTGGCAGaaattcatgtatttttattctgTATAGAATTTCATTATTCATTATATAAGTATATCACAACACATCCAATCTGTTGGTGGACTTTTTCTTTGTTTACAGCTTAGGATCATAATAAGTAATGCTTTTGTGAATATATTCGTCTTtagatgtacatatatatatttccctcGTGTATATACATAGGAGTGAAATTTCTGGGTCCTGAGGCATTTCTATATTTGGTGGCTTTGGTAGATACTACCAAACAACTCATCACTTTCACAGTATGAGATAATTTGTTCTGAAGAGAAAAAACTGAATATTATCAGTATGGTAATGGTTCAAATTAGAGAATTCATAGTAGAGGGACACTCTATGAATGTTGTGAAAACTGAATTTGAATATAATGCATGTACAAAGTCTTTAACCACAGCTTAGGCTTAATATAACAccaggaaaatataataaatgtgagATTACCTTTAGCCAAAATAATGCCTTATATGAAATCGGAAAGTTATATTAGAAAAAGGGAGGCACCTAGCATCTTCTTTGCTCAACATTAGAGAATTCTAACTGGAtaaaaaaatgatgaataaaatgaaGGGTGTAGGGCATAACCTTTACCTATGGCCTATCTTACTGGTCATATAAAAATGATGAATGTGGAAGTTAGCCATAGTTCAAATCTTACACAACACCAGAAAGTTCACATTAGATGAGAACTTTTCAAATGAAATTATTGTAAGAATAACTTTAGCTATATCTTATTCCTTATACAACATTAAACAATTCATACTAAAGAGGAAATTTAAAAGGGGACCAGATGAGTATTTTAACTCTAACTCTGGGAAATGGAGTTTCCATCCAAGAAGGCCACCCATACTGAGAGCATAATGCTAGAGTCTTTGTGTAGTCACCCTGGTCATTAGCCCCAGCTAAGTTCCAAATGACCACCCAACTCTTCAGATGACTAGAGCCCACTGGCACCCAACTGGAACCACATGACAGACCCCAATCAATAACTCCTTAGCCAAGGCTTTTTCAAATTCCTGACCTACAAAATGGTTACATCTTTTGAATTAAATTTCATATGTATAAAAGcattataaataaatcaaaatgggACTCTAAAAATGTTTGATCAACTTACAAGAaggcaaggaaaaagaaagaagaaaaagaaacagagggaagcagccagcaaagaacaaataaaatgacGCTAACATAGcaataattactttatttttttttaatatattttattgatttttacagagaggaagggagagggatagagagccagaaacatctatgagagagaaacatcgatcggccgcctcctgcacacccccattgggtatgtacccgcaaccaaggtacatgcccttgaccggaatcgaacccgggacccctcagtccgcagggtgacgctctatccactgagccaaaccggtttcggctcaatcattactttaaatgtaaatggtctaaaccagtggtcagcaaactcattagtcaacagagccaaatatcaatagtacaacgattgaaatttcttttgagagccaaattttttaaacttaaacttcttctaatgccacttcttcaaaatagactcgcccaggccgtggtattttgtggaagagccacactcaaggggccaaagagccacatgtggctcgcgagccgcagtttgccaaccacggtctaAACCACCAGGTGAGAAGCAGAGATTGGTACAATCAATAAATAACATGACCCCAATTACATAGTGACTATAAAAATGTCATGTCAAACATAATGATATAGGTATGttgaaagcaaaaaatatataaatagtaaatataaatagtaaaatatataaatagtaaatgtaaatagtaaaagaaaatagaaatggctATAATAATATCAAATCAGACTTCGGAGTAAAGAAAATTAGTACCACCAACAGAACTTCAAAATACAGGAAGCAAAACCTGGTTATAAGTTTAAAGGAGAAATATACAAATCAGAATTATATCTGGGAACTCAAATACTTTACTCCCAGCAACTGATGGAATTATTTGACTGACAAACAGCAAGGATATTGAAGAACTGAATGGGACCATCCACCAAATAGGATTACTAACATTTATGGAGCATGCCACCCAAAAACAGTGGAATACATGTTTTCAGGCACACATTGAACATTTCTCAAATAGACCATATTCTAGGTCATGAagcaaattttaaatttaaaacaaacatatagaGTATGTTCTTGTGATATATAGTAAAGAACTTAATCTTAACCAAAGAGAGCTCTGGCTTTTGTATTCATCTCCAGGGAGGTGATCTCTACAGAATATTTGTTACCTGGAGACCACAGCCACCAGAGAGTCTAACAGTGGAATTTATGATGTTTTGAGACATGTGGCATCAGTTCTCCTCTAAAGAAACTAGAGACTAGGGTATCAGTTCTACCTCCTGGGAGGTTGGGCACTAAAAGTCAGCTGGCAACCAGGAGACACAATAAAAGTTCTTGACATCAGGTCTCAGGTGAGCTTCCCTATTTGGCAATACTCCATGCATATTGTTATGCATGTTGATAGGAAGAGTTAACAATGTTTATGATTCTGCTGTTAAAGGACAACTGGAAGTTCTGTGTTTAGAACCTTCCTGAGCTCTGCCCTATGTACTTCTTCCCTTGGCTGATTTTAATGTGTATCTTTTTGCTGTATTAAACTGTGAATATGATAGCTTTCAGTGAGGTCTATGAGTCATTCTAGTGAATTATCAAACCTAATGGTGGTCTTGGAAACCCCTGAAATTGCAATTGGTGTCAGAAATAAGGGAAGACTTTTGTGGATTGTGCCCTCACATGAGACAATAAAGGAATCaaactataaatcaataaaagaaaagcaacaggAAAATCTCCAAACACTTCCAGATAACATACTTGTAAATAATCCATGAATGAAAGagaaagtctaaaatatttttaaaaagattacaaggatatgcatatatattacatatatatatatatatatatatatatatatatatctccttcaTATACATGGATATATAATCCAGTTGCCCTTTGAACATGGGGTTAGGGGCGCCAACCCCTGCACAGTTGTAAATCTGTACAACATTTGACTCCCCCCAAAAATTAACTATAGTCATCCCTTGGTTTCCACAGGGAAATGATTCCAGGACCCCCATTGATAACAAAATCCatagatgctcaagtcccttatataaaactagaggccctgtgcatgaaattcatgcccaggaggggggagtccctcagcccagcctgcaccttctccaatctgggacttccctctcacaatccaggactgctggctcccaactgctcgcctgcctgccttcctgattgcccctaactgcttctgcctgctagcctgatcactccctaaccactcccctgccagcctgattaatgcctaactgctcccctgccagccagtttgccccgaacttcccttccctgcaggcctggtcacccctaactgccctcccctgcaggcctggtcacccctaactgccttcacctacaggcttgattgccccaactgccctcccttgcaggcctggtccctccaattgccctcccctgctggccatcttgtgtccacatgcggacaaccatctttgaccacatgggggcagccatcttatgtgttggagtgatggtcaatttgcatattactcttttattagataggatagaggccttgtgcatgggtgggggccagctggtttgcccagaagggtgtcccagatcagggtgggggttccctcggggcttggggcggcctgggtgaggatcctgtggtggtttgcaggctggccacgtcccctggcaacccaagcggaggccctggtatctgggatttatttatcttctgagGTCCATtgagagactgagaataacaattagacTTCAGGCAGAAGCACtgtcccaccctgttggaaaacctctcactCCACTGGTGGATAATTGCCTTAAGACACTCCAGACTGAAGCCAGTTAGTCTGAAGGCAGAGGAGGTTCTCTAGAGGCGTTCAGTCTtttcctgatctaattagtcagaaacagcagttTGGGTCCCTGCCACAGACACTATGCCAGACTGCTCAGCAAGGCAAAAGCCAGCAGGACCCCAAGCACCTGCAGCTAACATCTGTAGGACCAACTCCATGGGAGAAGGAAGTATAGCCCAGAACAGGATCAATGAAAGTGTGAGACGCAAGGCACACACAGCCTCTGACCTAAGGAGTCCCTGACCACTGGACAGCTGGCACAAAGACATTGGGGTTGAACCTCACTGGCACCAAGTAGGaggagagacacccccccccccggagacacacacacacacacacacacacaaatgagacATCAACAATGAAatcccaattacaacaggagagcccaaacaaTGCACACAAGGGGAATTCCTAGAGTATCCAGCTCAGTTGAGCAAAGAGAGTATACCACTGGATCCCCCAAGGCACCTTCTACATAAGGCCATCACACAAATTCTAACACATAGAAGTAAATTtaagagacagctaaaatggggagacaaatagcccccaaatgaaggaaaagaaggaaactccagaaaaataactaaatgagatggaggcaagcaacctatcagacatagagtcCAAAGCAATGGTTGTaaagatgcttaaggaacttagtgCAAATTACAACACCATGAGAAGGGAAATAGAGGGAATTAAGTGGAactagaaagaaatgaagaatgatataccTGACAatgaagaacacactggaagggattaaaagtagattggatgaagcagaggattaaaTCACAATTTAGAAGACAacatagaaataaatacccagttagagcagaaaatagaaaaaagaattaaaaagcagaaagatAGCTTAAGAGAGCTCTGCATTACAGGAATACCAGAAGAGGCAGAGgatgagcaaggaacagagaacctatttaaagaaataatgatgggccgggggggggggggggaccaagatggcagcataggtaaacacctaaactgctgcctcgcataacaatttcaaaactacaactaaaagacaaaatgtctatcacccaaaccatgggaaagctggctgagtggaagttctacaactagaaggaaagagaaaagagcattgagacgtgcacaagcgctgaaaaactgaggtacggaggtgcgcgaatcgggctggcggcgagCGAAtggg is a window from the Eptesicus fuscus isolate TK198812 chromosome 21, DD_ASM_mEF_20220401, whole genome shotgun sequence genome containing:
- the ZNF382 gene encoding zinc finger protein 382 isoform X2; its protein translation is MPQGSVSFKDVTVDFTQEEWEQLDTDQKALYRDVMLENYYHLISVGFHMTKPDMICKLEEGKELWTTERIFSSQSYLEEDGKAEDVLMKFKQYQDRHFRSVVFSNHERPIKERNNILGKTLAVGKNYIISKTTLHEYKPDGKVLKNISESVIRNISPVREKFGESNGWEKSLLSTKHEKTHTAENLYKRTERSLNNKQELIKHQKVQTPEQSFEHNECENSFLMKEMLFTYTGTHRKERLFKYNKDGMPFIEKSNPSVHPQNLMEKKAHAYSKYGNFLCRKSIFIIHQRSETEEKPFHCSYCGNSFRRKSYLIEHQRIHTGEKPYVCSQCGKAFRQKTALTLHEKTHVEGKPYICMDCGKSFRQKATLTRHHKIHTGEKAYDCTQCGSAFRKKSYLIDHQRTHTGEKPYQCNECGKAFIQKTTLTVHQRTHTGEKPYICNECGKSFCQKTTLTLHQRIHTGEKPYSCSECGKSFRQKAILTVHQRIHTGEKSNQCPQCGKAFSRKSNLIRHQKTHIGEKLYECKECGKFFSCKSNLIVHQKTHKVETIEI
- the ZNF382 gene encoding zinc finger protein 382 isoform X1, with the translated sequence MPLQGSVSFKDVTVDFTQEEWEQLDTDQKALYRDVMLENYYHLISVGFHMTKPDMICKLEEGKELWTTERIFSSQSYLEEDGKAEDVLMKFKQYQDRHFRSVVFSNHERPIKERNNILGKTLAVGKNYIISKTTLHEYKPDGKVLKNISESVIRNISPVREKFGESNGWEKSLLSTKHEKTHTAENLYKRTERSLNNKQELIKHQKVQTPEQSFEHNECENSFLMKEMLFTYTGTHRKERLFKYNKDGMPFIEKSNPSVHPQNLMEKKAHAYSKYGNFLCRKSIFIIHQRSETEEKPFHCSYCGNSFRRKSYLIEHQRIHTGEKPYVCSQCGKAFRQKTALTLHEKTHVEGKPYICMDCGKSFRQKATLTRHHKIHTGEKAYDCTQCGSAFRKKSYLIDHQRTHTGEKPYQCNECGKAFIQKTTLTVHQRTHTGEKPYICNECGKSFCQKTTLTLHQRIHTGEKPYSCSECGKSFRQKAILTVHQRIHTGEKSNQCPQCGKAFSRKSNLIRHQKTHIGEKLYECKECGKFFSCKSNLIVHQKTHKVETIEI